Genomic DNA from Synechococcus sp. WH 8016:
CAGTAACCAATGCCGAGATTGAAGGTATGCCAGAGGTCTCGTTCGGGGATGTCGCCATGGGATTGCAACCAGTCATAGACAGCCGGGCGTACCCAGCTCGAAGGGTCCACGCTTGCTTGTAAACCGTTCGGTAGGCAACGAGGCAGGTTTTCTGGAAGCCCGCCTCCTGTGATGTGAGCCATTCCGTGAAGGGGTGTTCCTGCTTCGAGCAGGGTTTTCACAAGACGTCCATAGAGCTGTGTGGGGGTGAGCAAGGTCTCGATCAGAGGTTGATCGTCGGGACCGAATCTGGTTTCAGCATTGGCGCCAGCTTGGGTGAGCACCCTGCGCACCAGGCTGAAGCCATTGCTGTGAATGCCGCTGCTGGCAATGCCCAGAATGCGATCGCCCGCGCGGATCTGCCGCCCGTCTATCAGCTGCTCTTCTTCAACAACAGCCACGCAGAAGCCTGCTAGGTCGTAACGCCCTGGTGGATAGAACCCTGGCATTTCAGCGGTTTCACCACCCAACAAAGCGCAGCCACTCATGCGACATCCCTCGGCAATGCCCTCCACCACCGTGGCCATCGCTTCAGGGCTCAAAGCTCCAGTGGCCATGTAGTCGAGGAAAAAGAGGGGTTCTGCCCCACTGGTGATCACGTCGTTGACACACATGGCGACAAGGTCGATCCCCACGTCGTGATGCCGGCCATGGTCTTGAGCGAGTTCAAGCTTGGTGCCAACGCCATCAGTCCCTGACACCAACAGGGGTTTCTTGAGTCCTGCGGGAAGGCGCATCAGGCCGCCAAAACCACCGAGTCCGCCCACGACCTCTGGCCGGTGCGTGGCTTCCACGCTCTTGCGGATTCTGTTGACGAAGGCGCGCCCCGCCTCCACATCGACCCCAGCGGTTTTGTAGTCCATTCAAAAATGCTTCACTTCAATGATCCTCCTCTTTCATGGCTCGTGCTGTGCCTGATCTGGGATCGTCCGAGCCATTGATGAGTGTGGCTTTTCTCTGAGATCAGGCTCCCTAATGCGTTATTCGTTCTGTTGTGTTGCGTAGCCCTGTGCGGGTGTGACATCTCAGGGTTGCGTCAATGATTTCGTTCAAGCGAGATGTCTCAGCGTTCCTGAACACGATTGAAAAAGGTTTTTAGCTTGCTCAAAGTTTGAAACGAGAGATCGTTCGGACCAGACGACCTTTACCGCTTTGTTTTCGGACAAGGGTCGCTCTAACAAGGCCGAACCATCGACTTGCATGCACCGATCTTTCCCCTTCGCAACGCTCGCCACTGGGCTCTTCGCTACAGGCTTTGCCCTGTTTCCAGTGTTGGCGCGTGATGTACCCACCATTGATCTCTACGACCCTTTCGAACCCTTGAGCTCGGAGTCCGTTCAGGCCTCTGCTCCAACAGCCCCGGCGGTGGCTTCTCCCCCTGCCGTCGCTCCGCCGAAACCTGCCAAAACGTTGGTTGTTTCCACCTCAACCGGAGAAGCCAGCTGGTACGGACCTGGCTTTTTTGGCAATCGCACCGCTAATGGAGAGGTGTTCAGGCCAGGAACCATGACCGCAGCGCATCGCACGTTGCCTTTTGGAACGAAAGTGAAGGTGACGAATCTGAGAAACGGCAAAGAAACGATCGTACGAATCAATGACAGGGGCCCATTCAGTGGCCATCGCGTCATCGATATCGCCCATGGCGCTGCCCAGCACCTTGGGTTGGTGTCAAGCGGCATTGCTCAAGTGCGCCTCGAGGTGCTCCGCTGAGCATTCAGGTTTGTCAATCCCTGCATGAACTTCAACGTTGGCGTCAATCCTGTGACGCCTTCGTGCATTTTGTCCCAACGATGGGGGGGCTTCATCACGGCCACGCAAGCCTGATTGCGGCGGCCTCCCGCCCAAAGGCAGGTGCGGCAGAGACTTTGGTGAGCGTGTTCGTCAATCCTTTGCAGTTCGGTGCAAATGAGGATTTCGCTCGCTACCCACGAACCTTGGAAGCGGACTGCGAACTGGCGGAGCTGTCTGGTGCTTCTGCAATCTGGTGTCCAGACGAGCAGCAGATTTACCCCGGTGGGAT
This window encodes:
- a CDS encoding septal ring lytic transglycosylase RlpA family protein, yielding MHRSFPFATLATGLFATGFALFPVLARDVPTIDLYDPFEPLSSESVQASAPTAPAVASPPAVAPPKPAKTLVVSTSTGEASWYGPGFFGNRTANGEVFRPGTMTAAHRTLPFGTKVKVTNLRNGKETIVRINDRGPFSGHRVIDIAHGAAQHLGLVSSGIAQVRLEVLR
- the purM gene encoding phosphoribosylformylglycinamidine cyclo-ligase gives rise to the protein MDYKTAGVDVEAGRAFVNRIRKSVEATHRPEVVGGLGGFGGLMRLPAGLKKPLLVSGTDGVGTKLELAQDHGRHHDVGIDLVAMCVNDVITSGAEPLFFLDYMATGALSPEAMATVVEGIAEGCRMSGCALLGGETAEMPGFYPPGRYDLAGFCVAVVEEEQLIDGRQIRAGDRILGIASSGIHSNGFSLVRRVLTQAGANAETRFGPDDQPLIETLLTPTQLYGRLVKTLLEAGTPLHGMAHITGGGLPENLPRCLPNGLQASVDPSSWVRPAVYDWLQSHGDIPERDLWHTFNLGIGYCLIVPEEGVAVAEKACESQGLQAWTIGRIERSTGGDGNGPVLGLPT